A window of Halovivax gelatinilyticus genomic DNA:
GTAGCCACCCCAGAGCAGCCGGCGGCCGGGGTGCCAGAACGCGTCGCCGGTGCCCTCGAACGCGGCCGGCGGGGCGCGATGGACGTCGTATCCCTCCTCGGCGGCCCACCCGGCAAGGTACGCCGGCTCGCCTCGGCGTTCGTCCGTCGCCATCGACGCGAGGACGATTCCGGTTCCGTCGGCGGTCGGCAGGCCGTGATTCGCACCGAAGACGAGGTCGGGCCGGTCTGCGGGCACAACGGCGTCGTCGTGTGCGAGATCGTCTGTCGACCCCGATTCGATCGCGTTCCACACCTCGTCGGGATCCAGGACGACGACGTCCGCGTAGCGAGCGTAGACGTCGCGCAGGGCCTCCCACTGCTCGCGGACGCGTTCGTGGTCGACCTCGCCGCCCATGTACGGGTTGATCTCGTAGGTGACGTCGAAGTGCGTCGGCTCGACGAGGAGAATTCGGTCGTGGGTCGGACGCGTCGAACAGTCTTCGAGCGTGAACGCGAGCGCGTCCGACTCGTCGACGACGGATGGTGAGACGCCGGTCATCGACGGGAGTTCGACCGGTCGGAACGTATACGTTTTGATGGCTCCGTTCCGGAATAATATCGGGCAGCCGTTCAGGCGAACGAGAGCTCGTCGCTGCCCCCCACTTCGCCGAAGAGCCAGTCGGCGTGTTCGAGCGCGTACTCGTGGTGTTCGTCCTCGATGGCGCCGATGCAGTCTTCGACGAGGATCGGACGGAAATCGCGAAGCCCGGCGCTGCCGGCGCTGTGGAGGACGCAGACGTTCGCGAGCGTGCCACAGAAGAGCAGGGTGTCGATCGTCCGGGCCGAGAGCCAGCCCTCGAGTTCGGTCCGCTGGAAGGCGTCGTAGGTGTGCTTTTCGACGACGTGATCCGCCTCGTCGGCCGGCAGTGCCTCGATGATCTCCGCGCCCCAGGAGCCCTCGACGACGTGCTCGCCCCACTGGTCGAACTCGTCGTAGTAGTGGGCGTCGTCGAACTGCTCGGGCGGGTGGACGTCCCTGGTGTAGACGACGCGGACGCCCGCCTCGTGTGCCCGATCGACCAGCGAGGCGATCGGGTCGATCGGCTCCTCGCTTCCCGGCGCGTACAGCGCCCCGTCCGGGTGACAGAAGTCGTTTTGCATGTCGACGACCACCACCGCCGTTCGCGCGGGATCGAGTTGCATGGTCGCCGGTAGGGCGGAGAGAACGTTAAGGGTCACGTCGAACGCCGATCGCCACGACCGAGGATATTTTACCTCGTCCGCCCAAGCCACGGGCACCTATAATGAATGCTAGAGGTGCGCTCGTACTCGCCGCGCTCGTCGCGATCTCGCTCGTCGCCGTTCCACTCGCCGGCGCGGGCGGCGGGTCGAGCGTCGACACTGGGGTAGGGGCTCCCGACAGCGAGACGGCAGCGACGCCCGCGGACGCGTCGGTCGGATCGATCTGGTATCAGGCCGACGAACGCGACGAGAATCCGACCACCGAATCGACGGTCGGCTACGCGGAGGGCTACTGGTACGACGACGCGCTGCCGGTCGACGACCGCGACGGCGCCCACGTCAGCGAGGACGAACTCCAGGCGGTGGTCTACCGATCGATGGCCCGCACCGAGGAGATCCGCGGGCTGACGTTCCAGGAGGTCCCGGACGTCGACGTCGTCACGCGCGAGGAGTTCCAGGAAGAGACCGACGAGCTCTTCGCAGACCTCACCGAGCGCGACGAACTGGTCGAGAACGTCCGGTACGAGGCGTTCTTGATGGTCGATCGCGAGACCGACGCGGTCGAGGCCTTCGAAGCGCTCTACGGCGGGGCCGTCGGCGGCTACTACGATCCCGCCGAGGATCAGATCGTCCTCGTCTCCGACGATCTCGAAGACGTCGAGGTCGACGAGGTGACCCTCGGTCACGAGTTACTCCACGCGCTCCAGGACCAGCACTTCGGACTCGAAGGCTACGACCGCGAGACGATCGATTCAGACGGCGCGGTCAACGGCCTCATCGAGGGCGACGCCGTCTTCGTCGACGAGCAGTACGAAGCTCGCTGTGGCGACGAGTGGGACTGCCTCGAGCCCGAAGCGACGATGCCCGACACGCCGGAGATCGTCTGGGGACAGTATCTCACGCTGATCATGCCCTACGACGAGGGGCCGAACTTCGTCGAGTTCCACTACGAGCAGGGTGGCTGGGACGCGATCGACGCACTGTACGACGAGCCACCGGCGAGCACGTCCGAGGTCATCCGACCCGGCGAAGAGCGAGCACCGGTCGACGTGGAACCGGCCGATCGGTCGACCGACGCCTGGTCGGTGTTCGAACCGGACGAGGGCCCGACCGTCCAGCGCGTCGGCGAGGTGGGCCTCGTCTCCATGTTCATGCACGACTCGGTCGAGCGCGGCGGCAACTCGGTTCTCTCGATTCAGGACTGGGCGCAGGCGACCGCCGACGGCGGCGAAACCTACGTCTACGACCAGTCGATCACCGACGGCTGGGCGGGCGACGGACTCGTCGTCTACACCACCGACGCGGAGACGGTCGACGAGAGCGCCTACGTCTGGGAGACCGAGTGGACGTCGACGGAGCAAGCGAACGAGTTCCTCGACGCCTACCTCTCGCTGCTGGCGCTCCACGGCGGTGAACCGGTCGAGGGCGTCGAGAACACCCTGACGCTCGACGGGGGCTACCCCGGCGCCTATCACGTCGACCACGACGACGAGACGGTGACGATCGTCCGAGCGCCGACGGCGGCCGACCTGCCCGACGTCGACGCCGAGGCGGGCGCCGAGGGTGAGGACACGATCGATCACGCCGTGTTCGGAACCGACGATGCGGAGAACGACACCGACGAACGCGACGATTCGACGGACGACGACGGAGATGACTCCCTGACCGGATTCGGACCGCTCGTCGCCATCGCCGCGCTCGCCCTCGCGATCGGGATCGCGCGCCGACGGTAGGATTCGCTGACCGTCGAGAGGTCGCACGACAGCAGAAGGGATCCGACGTCGATCGCCGACGGATCGCCGCGACGAATACGCTTTTTTCCCCGGGCGAGAACCCTCAGACATGACGACGCCCTTCGGTACCGTTCCGTCCGAGGCGATCGCGGACGGACGCGCCACCGACGCCTACTTTCAGCGCACCCGCGAGACGCTCGAACACGCGGGGAAGAACCCCCACGTGGTCGCCGAGGTGACCGCCGATCAGTTTCCCACCGGCTCGTTCGAGGTGTTCACCGGCGTCGCCGAGGCCGCCCGACTCTTCGACGGCCGACCGGTCGACGTCGACGCGTTTTGCGACGGTCGCCTGTTCGACGGCGGCCCCGTGATGCGGATCGAGGGGTCGTACCTGGCGTTCGCCGAACTCGAGACCTCGTTGCTCGGACTGCTCTCACAGCCGAGCGCGTTCGCGACGGCCGCCCTCGAGTGTCGCACGGCGGCACCCGACTCGACCGTCCTCTCGTTCGGTGCCAGACACGTCCATCCGGCGCTCGGGTCGGTCGTCGAGCGCGCCGCGCTGGTCGCCGGCCTGGACGGCTTCTCGCACGTGGCCGCCGGCGAGCTGCTCGGTCGCGAGGCGAGCGGGACGATGCCCCACGCGCTCATGTTCTGCTTCGGCGAGGGGAACCAGGCCGACGCCTTTCGCGCCTTCGACGAGGCCGTCGCCGACGACGTCCCCCGAATCGCGCTGACCGACACGTTCTGGGACGAGGTCGCCGAGACGCTGCTGGCCGCCGAGACGCTCGGGGACCGACTCGCCGGCGTTCGACTCGATACGACGGGGTCGCGTCGGGGCGACTTTCGACACATCGTCCGCGAGGTGCGCTGGGAACTCGACGCCCACGGCTACGACCACGTCGAGGTCTTTCTCTCCGGCGGGCTGGGCCCCTCGGAACTCTCCGCGTTGGCCGACGTCGCCGACGGCTTCGGCGTCGGGAGCGCGATCACGAGCGCCGATCCGGTCGACTTCAGCCTCGACATCGTCGCCATCGACGGCGAGCCGGTCTCGAAGCGCGGCAAGCTCTCCGGCGTCAAGGACGTCTATCGGACGCCCGACGGCGGCCACCACGTGACGCTCGCCGACGGCGACGGACCGACAGAAGGTGAGTCCCTGCTGGAACCGCTCGTTCGCGACGGTGAGATCGTCCGCGACTTCGAGCTGGAGGCGGCGACCGAACGGTGTCTCGCAGAGGCCGAGGCGGTCGGGTTCGGCTCGGCTGGCGGGTAGCTGGGTACGCACTGGTAGGTGACGGGCCACCCGATGGCGGGTCACGATAGACGTCGCGTCAGGTCCGAAAAACGGTGGGAGACGAGTGAAAACGGCGTTTCAGAGTTCCTCGATGCTCCCGTCGGAGGGCCGCTCGCGGAAGACGTGTCCTTCGAAGAGCGTCACCCCGACGTCGTCGTCCTGCCAGGCGGTCGGCGGGAGGCCGGCTTTGCGACAGGTTCGATCGAGATACTCGCGCTCGGTCCAGCCGTGTTCGACGGGGACCGTCGGGTAGAGCCAGCCGCCGTCGCCGCGACCGTCCACTGCGACGCCGTGTTTGCCGAGTTCGAGGTCCGCGAGCGGATCGTCGGTGAGTAGAATGTTCCGGACGGCACAGACGGAGACGGTCAGGTTGTCGAGTTCAGACGGCGTGACCTCCGAGCCACAGGAGTCTGCGCTCGCCGCCTGGATCGCCGCGTCGACGATGACGTGGCCGAGCTGGTCGTCCGAGCGGTAACCGCCGGCACAGCCGCGGAGGCTGCCGCGGCCCCGAGTGGACTCGAGGCGGACGAACGCGCCCGTTCGCTCGTAGAAGGCTTCACGCATGCTTCCCGGATGTTCTCGTTGGCCGTGCCGTACGAACGCTTCGACGGCCTCGCGCGCGAGTTCGACGGCGCGAGCACCGTCTTCGTAGGAGAGATCGACCCCCTGTCCCTGGGACATACAAGAGTAAATGGGGATTAACACCCAAAAGCGCTTCCCTTCGAGAAACCGGCAAGGGTTGCCGACCGCGATCCCTAAATGGATCGAGTGCGTACGTCAAAATCGGGTGAGAGAGCCCGGCTGCCGCGTCGTGCGCCCCGGCAACGGGGCGCTCGGAGACTCCACAATGGAGAACGGGTGTCGGCCGCCCTGGAAGCCACGGTCGACACCTGCACCGTGACCGCGCCCAAAGCCGGGCCTGGTCACGCCAACAGCGCACTACCGCGGTGCGTCGACGACGGCTTCGGCCGTCGGATACCGAGAGGTGACGCCCCAGGGCGTCTCTCGGACCAACGTGGTTTCGTCCCTTCGGGACGGGCCACGCCCGCGAGGAAAGTCCCCCCACCCGCCGGACGGGTGACCGGACGCAAGTCCGGGACGGGAGACCGTCGGCTCTGGAACAGAAACGACACGTCTCGGCCCGACCGATGAGGCGCGCGAACCCGACCGCGAGGAAGGGGAGTTGACCCGCCGAGGGAATATGCGAGGCGGCGTACGCCGCCGACCGAACCGTCTCAGTCGTTCGACGCGACGGATCGTGTCCGTCACGATCGAGACGGAGACGGCCGAGGATCGATGGAACGGCGAATCCTCACCGGTGCAAGTCCGCGTCGCTGGTAGTCCGGCGATGCCGCGGTGCAGACCGCGGGC
This region includes:
- a CDS encoding dimethylarginine dimethylaminohydrolase family protein, whose protein sequence is MTGVSPSVVDESDALAFTLEDCSTRPTHDRILLVEPTHFDVTYEINPYMGGEVDHERVREQWEALRDVYARYADVVVLDPDEVWNAIESGSTDDLAHDDAVVPADRPDLVFGANHGLPTADGTGIVLASMATDERRGEPAYLAGWAAEEGYDVHRAPPAAFEGTGDAFWHPGRRLLWGGYGVRTERAAYDDLASRLDAPVCALELADDRYYHLDVCLTPLDERTALIQPEAFTDAGLDRLGDVFETLLEIPVVESREGMAGNAHSVDGHHVLLPAGNPETEAKLLEAGYEPVPIETSEFEKAGGSVFCLSLELGRPV
- a CDS encoding cysteine hydrolase family protein; the encoded protein is MQLDPARTAVVVVDMQNDFCHPDGALYAPGSEEPIDPIASLVDRAHEAGVRVVYTRDVHPPEQFDDAHYYDEFDQWGEHVVEGSWGAEIIEALPADEADHVVEKHTYDAFQRTELEGWLSARTIDTLLFCGTLANVCVLHSAGSAGLRDFRPILVEDCIGAIEDEHHEYALEHADWLFGEVGGSDELSFA
- a CDS encoding Hvo_1808 family surface protein; its protein translation is MNARGALVLAALVAISLVAVPLAGAGGGSSVDTGVGAPDSETAATPADASVGSIWYQADERDENPTTESTVGYAEGYWYDDALPVDDRDGAHVSEDELQAVVYRSMARTEEIRGLTFQEVPDVDVVTREEFQEETDELFADLTERDELVENVRYEAFLMVDRETDAVEAFEALYGGAVGGYYDPAEDQIVLVSDDLEDVEVDEVTLGHELLHALQDQHFGLEGYDRETIDSDGAVNGLIEGDAVFVDEQYEARCGDEWDCLEPEATMPDTPEIVWGQYLTLIMPYDEGPNFVEFHYEQGGWDAIDALYDEPPASTSEVIRPGEERAPVDVEPADRSTDAWSVFEPDEGPTVQRVGEVGLVSMFMHDSVERGGNSVLSIQDWAQATADGGETYVYDQSITDGWAGDGLVVYTTDAETVDESAYVWETEWTSTEQANEFLDAYLSLLALHGGEPVEGVENTLTLDGGYPGAYHVDHDDETVTIVRAPTAADLPDVDAEAGAEGEDTIDHAVFGTDDAENDTDERDDSTDDDGDDSLTGFGPLVAIAALALAIGIARRR
- a CDS encoding nicotinate phosphoribosyltransferase, whose translation is MTTPFGTVPSEAIADGRATDAYFQRTRETLEHAGKNPHVVAEVTADQFPTGSFEVFTGVAEAARLFDGRPVDVDAFCDGRLFDGGPVMRIEGSYLAFAELETSLLGLLSQPSAFATAALECRTAAPDSTVLSFGARHVHPALGSVVERAALVAGLDGFSHVAAGELLGREASGTMPHALMFCFGEGNQADAFRAFDEAVADDVPRIALTDTFWDEVAETLLAAETLGDRLAGVRLDTTGSRRGDFRHIVREVRWELDAHGYDHVEVFLSGGLGPSELSALADVADGFGVGSAITSADPVDFSLDIVAIDGEPVSKRGKLSGVKDVYRTPDGGHHVTLADGDGPTEGESLLEPLVRDGEIVRDFELEAATERCLAEAEAVGFGSAGG
- a CDS encoding TIGR00296 family protein; this encodes MSQGQGVDLSYEDGARAVELAREAVEAFVRHGQREHPGSMREAFYERTGAFVRLESTRGRGSLRGCAGGYRSDDQLGHVIVDAAIQAASADSCGSEVTPSELDNLTVSVCAVRNILLTDDPLADLELGKHGVAVDGRGDGGWLYPTVPVEHGWTEREYLDRTCRKAGLPPTAWQDDDVGVTLFEGHVFRERPSDGSIEEL